Genomic segment of Puniceicoccales bacterium:
TGGAATCGATGAAACCAGTGATAGCCTGTGGAGATTTCAATGTTGCCCATCAAGAAATAGATTTGGAATATCCAAACAACAACCATCTTAGCAATGGGTTCACCGATGAAGAGCGGCTTGGATTCTCAAATTATATCGCCAACAACTTCGTGGATAGCTATAGATATTTTTATCCAGAGAAAAAAAAGGCCTACAGTTGGTGGTCCTATAGAATGAAATCCAGGGAACGCAATGTGGGATGGCGGTTAGACTATGTTCTTGTCAGCAAAAAATTACTGAATCTTATCCAATCGGTATTTATATTTAGCAAAATCTATGGTTCAGATCATGCACCGGTGGGAATAGATGTGGATCTATAAATTGCAATAAATTGACACAGCACCATATTTTAATATATGACAGCCATGCACATTGGCTTTGTCTATGCATTGATTTTATTTGGCTGTTTTTCCTATGGCTATGGCAATGGCGATATTGCTGGTAATATAACGAATCAGGAAGCGGAAAAAGCGAAAAATTTTTCGCCAATGGATAAATCAGATAGTAGTCAGAAAAAAGATTATCTATCCTATCATGACAAAAAGAGCCTAAACATACTTATCATAACCTGGCGAGGAAGTACCGATGCAGAACGTGGTTTTTTTGATAGGCTAAAAAATATGAATTATGATGCTAAATGTATAAATTTTGATGCTGGCCAAAGCGTAAACTCACTGATAAAATTTTTATCAAAAAAATTCACTACCAATGGAATTGACTATGTCTATACATTTGGAACTCAGGCTTCATTGCTGGTGGCGGATAAACTAAAAAACTCTGTGCCGCAAATTTTTAATGTGGTAAGCTTCCCAGAAAAATGCGGTCTGGTCAATGACAACCACAGCCATAACGGAGGCAATTTATCTGGCATTAAATCTTCGGCATCCATCGATGCGCAGATCAGCAATGCCATGGAGTTTCTAAAATTTAAAAAACTCGGCGTGCTGGTCAGTACCAAGGAACAGAATTGCCTAGATAGTTACTCTCAAATAGTAGAAAGCGCAAAAAAATTTGGATTTGAAGTCCAGCAGATTGACATAAACAAAAAGAAAGATCTTCAAAGCACCATATCTAAAATAAAAATGGCTAGGGATAAATATTCAATGGATGCATTGTTCATCACCGCCGGATCAATATTTGTTTCAAACATAAAAGACATCGTCAGCGTGGCCAATGAATTGAAAATTCCATCCATTGCCGAAATCGAAAAAATGGTTGCTGATGGTGCTCTTTTTGGAACCGTGTCAAATTATTATATGGCCGGTAAAATAGCTGCAGACATACTGTATATCAATCAATTTGGTATCCCAATGGATCAAATTCCTGTACAAAAATGTCCCACATATAAATGCATTAACAAACGTACCCTAAAAGCCTTAGGCCTACCATGTAATGTTTGTTGTGAAGTTTCCTATGACGATGACAAATAAACTCCACGCCATCGTTACTTTTTACTTGCAAGAATTTAAGCCGTTTGTTCGATGAACCACAGCGTTGCCTGGTGGTGTAACGGTAGCACAGCGGGTTTTGGTCCCGTTAGTCTAGGTTCGAATCCTGGCCGGGCAGCCATGGATTTTGGACAATCACAGATTTATACAATTATTGGATAGTCCTAGCACTTCGGTGGGTTACAAATTCAATCTAGCAGCACTACATCTAATTGCATCCATTGATTTAGTCCATGGACTTTAATTCGCTGCTATAAATTTCATGGTAATGGAGCTCCATTGATCCTTATCCTTTTATCACGCAGATATATCAAACTTTCAATTCATCGCAATCCAATGCCCCTTACTACTCTACACAACAGCCCAAACCGATTTATTATCATAGAAAATTTCTATGTTATACTTCCATCGTTGGCGATGAAATCTAAACAGACATTAAAAACCGTGGTTTTGGAACAACTGAGGGCAGCATCCCCAGCTTCTTTGCCCATGGATTTGATCCGCAAAGGCTTGCAGTTATTTGGCTGCAAATTCACAGATCGGGATTTAATTTTGGTATTAGAAGAGTTACTAGCCCATGGTTTGATAGTTGAATTTGGAGATGATTCAAGCTATGGGCTAAAAAGATATAGTTTAGCTTAACCATGGGAACTCGGGACAGGTCTATTGAACAGAAAAATTTCATGGCGCATTTGGATAAAATAAAATATGCGAAACGCAATTCTGGGATGATTCTGGACAGTTTAGCAATTTCTTCATCCATCGCAAGTGCTTCTCTGGCACGCATTTGGCAAATACTTTTTGATTTACTTTGCAAATCTGATGAGATTTCGGTTTCCGATTTGAACACACTATCCGGCGTCATTCAAAAGCTTTTTGCCTGCCATAGCAATATGTGTTCCATGGAACAGTCAAAACATGATGAACAAAACACAGATATCAAACAATCTTTGCCAGAGGATGCGATCGAGGCCATTGAAAAACAACTCAAACTATTGTAAATGGACATTTCTAAAAAGTTTTTTTTGCCCTACCAGTCTCGATGGATTAATGATGATTCCAGGCTGAAGATAATGGAAAAGTCCAGACAGATCGGAATCTCCATGGCCTCAGCCTATGGCCTGGTTAGAGATCATGCTAATTGCGATCAAAGGATTGATTCCTGGGTATCATCCCGCGACGAAATTCAAGCGAAACTTTTTTTAGATGATTGCAAAAATTTTAGTAAAATTTTACACATTGCCGCGCAAGCTATTGGCTCTGAAATATTACCAGAATCGAGGCAATTCGCCTCTTTTTCACTGCGTTTCCTCAATAGCACCCATATCCATTCCCTATCATCAAACCCAGACGCTCAGGCCGGTAAGCGCGGCAATCGTGTATTGGACGAGTTTGCACTACATCAAAATCCAAAAACACTATATTCGGTGGCTTACCCAGGCATAACCTGGGGCGGCCGCCTTGAAATCATATCCACCCATCGAGGTTCACAAAATTTTTTCCATAGATTATTAAAAGATATCAAAGAAAATGGCAATCCAAAGAAATTTTCACACCACAAAGTTACACTACAAGATGCTCTTGATCAAGGGTTTTTGGCAAAACTAAAGGAAAAATTACCCGAAGATGATTCTAGGCAGTCCATGGATGAAGCCGAATATTTTGACCATATAAGAAATTCCTGCCCAGACGAGGAATCTTTTATGCAGGAATATATGTGTGTCCCTTGGGATGATCAGTCGATTTTCTTGCCAACGGAATTAATTGACAAATGTACCTATAAACATGGCGAAAATTGGGAGATCGGAAACTATGAAGCTTTGCAAAGCAATGATGGATTCCTGGGAATTGACATCGGGCGAAATCATGATCTTACGGTGTTTTGGTTGCTAGAAAAAAACGGCGATTGTTTAAAAACAAGGCAGGTGATTTGCCTAAAAGACGTACCATTTTCCGAACAGGAACGACTATTACATGAGTTTTTAAAAATACCATTTTTGAGAAAAATATGCATAGATCAAACCGGTATCGGTAGGCAATTTGCGGAGCGTGCTGCGGCCTTTTTTGGAAAATACAAAGTCGAGGGCATTACTTTTACTAGCTATATAAAGGAAGCATTGGCTTATCTATTACTTACTACCTTTGAAACTGGTTCGATAAAAATCCCCAATGATCCGGCCATCCGCTCCGACCTGCGGGCCATAAAAAAAGAAATAACTTTCTCTGGCAACATTAGATTTCATGCAGATCGCAGCGAAAATGGTCATGCCGATAGATTTTGGGCTCTGGCATTGGCAATTCATGCCGCCCAGCAATGCCCATCGATGATCAAGCAACAATTTTTTACTAAGATACAAAGACA
This window contains:
- a CDS encoding terminase family protein, encoding MDISKKFFLPYQSRWINDDSRLKIMEKSRQIGISMASAYGLVRDHANCDQRIDSWVSSRDEIQAKLFLDDCKNFSKILHIAAQAIGSEILPESRQFASFSLRFLNSTHIHSLSSNPDAQAGKRGNRVLDEFALHQNPKTLYSVAYPGITWGGRLEIISTHRGSQNFFHRLLKDIKENGNPKKFSHHKVTLQDALDQGFLAKLKEKLPEDDSRQSMDEAEYFDHIRNSCPDEESFMQEYMCVPWDDQSIFLPTELIDKCTYKHGENWEIGNYEALQSNDGFLGIDIGRNHDLTVFWLLEKNGDCLKTRQVICLKDVPFSEQERLLHEFLKIPFLRKICIDQTGIGRQFAERAAAFFGKYKVEGITFTSYIKEALAYLLLTTFETGSIKIPNDPAIRSDLRAIKKEITFSGNIRFHADRSENGHADRFWALALAIHAAQQCPSMIKQQFFTKIQRHKRLTVV